In Brassica napus cultivar Da-Ae unplaced genomic scaffold, Da-Ae ScsIHWf_2123;HRSCAF=2775, whole genome shotgun sequence, a single genomic region encodes these proteins:
- the LOC125600111 gene encoding NAD(P)H-quinone oxidoreductase subunit H, chloroplastic, producing the protein MKRPVTGKDLMIVNMGPHHPSMHGVLRLIVTLDGEDVVDCEPILGYLHRGMEKIAENRAIIQYLPYVTRWDYLATMFTEAITVNGPEQLGNIQVPKRASYIRVIMLELSRIASHLLWLGPFMADIGAQTPFFYIFREREFVYDLFEAATGMRMMHNFFRIGGIAADLPYGWIDKCLDFCDYFLTEVVEYQKLITRNPIFLERVEGVGIIGGEEAINWGLSGPMLRASGIPWDLRKVDRYESYDEFEWEIQWQKQGDSLARYLVRLSEMTESIKIIQQALEGLPGGPYENLESRGFDKKRNPEWNDFEYRFISKKPSPTFELSKQELYVRVEAPKGELGIFLIGDQSGFPWRWKIRPPGFINLQILPELVKRMKLADIMTILGSIDIIMGEVDR; encoded by the coding sequence ATGAAGAGACCAGTTACAGGAAAAGATCTTATGATAGTCAATATGGGACCTCACCACCCATCCATGCACGGTGTTCTTCGCTTAATTGTTACTCTAGACGGTGAGGATGTTGTTGATTGTGAACCCATATTGGGTTATTTACACAGAGGAATGGAAAAAATTGCAGAAAACCGAGCAATTATACAATATTTACCTTATGTAACGCGGTGGGATTATTTAGCTACTATGTTTACAGAAGCAATAACAGTAAACGGACCCGAACAATTAGGAAATATTCAAGTTCCTAAAAGAGCCAGCTATATCAGAGTAATTATGCTAGAATTGAGTCGTATAGCTTCTCATCTGTTATGGCTTGGCCCTTTTATGGCAGATATTGGGGCACAGACTCcctttttctatattttcagAGAACGAGAATTTGTATATGATCTATTCGAAGCTGCCACCGGTATGAGAATGATGCATAATTTTTTTCGTATTGGAGGAATAGCGGCGGATTTACCTTATGGTTGGATAGATAAATGCTTGgatttttgtgattattttttaacagaGGTTGTTGAATATCAAAAACTTATTACACGAAATCCTATTTTTTTAGAACGAGTTGAAGGCGTTGGGATTATTGGTGGGGAAGAAGCAATAAATTGGGGTTTATCCGGACCAATGTTACGCGCATCCGGAATACCATGGGATCTTCGTAAAGTTGATCGTTATGAGTCTTACGATGAATTTGAATGGGAAATTCAGTGGCAAAAACAAGGAGATTCATTAGCTCGTTATTTAGTACGACTTAGCGAAATGACAGAATCCatcaaaattattcaacagGCTCTGGAAGGACTTCCGGGGGGTCCctatgaaaatttagaaagcAGAGGCTTTGATAAAAAAAGGAATCCAGAGTGGAATGATTTTGAATATCGATTCATTAGTAAAAAACCTTCCCCTACTTTTGAATTATCGAAACAAGAACTTTACGTAAGAGTTGAAGCTCCAAAAGGGGAATTGGGAATTTTTCTCATAGGAGATCAAAGTGGTTTTCCTTGGAGATGGAAAATCCGACCGCCGGGTTTTATTAATTTGCAAATTCTTCCTGAACTAGTTAAAAGAATGAAATTGGCTGATATTATGACGATACTCGGTAGCATAGATATAATTATGGGAGAAGTTGATCgttaa
- the LOC125600109 gene encoding protein TIC 214-like encodes MWKKKIFFDKNEEEQSKKEEQRRIEIAETWDSFLFAQIIRGFILVTQSILRKYIILPLLIIIKNSIRIVLFQLPEWEEDLKEWKREMHVKCTYNGVQLSETEFPRNWLTDGIQIKILFPFYLKPWHKYKFQSSQKARLKKTKGEKNDFRFLTVWGLETDLPFGSTKPKPSFFKPIFKELKKRIKKSKTKSFPVLRIFKERATIFLKVEKEIKNWIIKNLLFLKEKKKNLSKRNRIPLVGPREIYELNETKKDSIMSNQMIHELSVQKKSTEWPNSSLSENKIKNVIDKIKTIRNQTKKISKEKEKLTNSCNKLCYDSKIIESSKKSWQTLKKKKTRLIRKSFFFFQFCVEQLSISIFLGIINIPRITTQLFVDSTKKILDVYIYKNEENGEKKKKKNTIYFISTIKNFISKKNFFSYDLCSLSQAYVFYKLSQIQVSNFSKLKSFFEYNIYITSFFVKNQIKDFFKEQGIFHYEWKDKTLLNSEINQWKNWLRSHSQYNLPQIAWARLVTQKWKKKLNQDSLVLNPSLNKVDSYEKKIFDNYKKQNFCEANLFFNPKHKQNFKKDSIYNLFCYKSIHSTEKFFDMSTGLENFLISCFLEKYNIRSIGEILHRKYLDWRILNFWFRKKVNIELDTRSKKKYIKTKVKNYKRIYKITKTSLANQKINFFDWMGMNEEILNPRITNFDFFFFPEFFLFSSTYKMKPWVIPIKSLLFNFNETKNVNKQITLKKKGFIPSNEKKFLRFFNLNKEENESAGQEEFESDKETKINTESALSKQEKNIEENYTESKIKKRKNKKKPKSNTEAELDLFLKRYSRFQLRWNCFFNQKILNNVKAYCLLVRLKNPTEITISCIERGEMSLDILMIEKNFTFSKLMKKGILIVEPVRLSVKNDGQLIIYRTIGISLVHKNKQKISKRSKKKSYIYKKKSLNFFVPETILSPKRRKEFRILICFNLKKKNARDRNSKFDTNIQNLTTVLNKKKDLDKDKKNLIKLKSFLWPNFRLEDLACMNRYWFNTTNGNHFSMIRIHMYTRFQMH; translated from the coding sequence TCCACGAAACTGGTTAACGGATGGTATTCAGATAAAAATCCTATTTCCGTTTTATCTTAAACCTtggcataaatataaatttcaatcaTCTCAGAAGGCTcgactaaaaaaaacaaaaggagaaaaaaatgattttcgttttttaacaGTTTGGGGGCTGGAAACTGACCTACCTTTTGGTTCTACCAAACCAAAGCCTTCTTTTTTTAAAcctatttttaaagaattaaaaaaaagaatcaaaaaatcCAAAACGAAGTCTTTTCCGGTTTTAAGGATTTTCAAAGAAAGAGCAACAATTTTCCTAAAAGtcgaaaaagaaattaaaaactgGATTATAAAAAACTTgctttttctaaaagaaaaaaaaaaaaacctttcaaAACGAAATAGAATTCCATTAGTTGGCCCGAGagaaatatatgaattaaatgaAACTAAAAAAGATTCAATAATGAGTAATCAGATGATTCATGAACTATCTGTTCAAAAAAAATCGACGGAGTGGCCAAATTCTTCACTCagcgaaaacaaaataaaaaatgtgattGATAAAATAAAGACAATCagaaatcaaacgaaaaaaatttcaaaagaaaaagaaaaactaactaataGTTGTAACAAACTGTGTTATGATTCTAAAATAATTGAGTCATCAAAAAAAAGTTGgcagacattaaaaaaaaaaaaaactcgattaattcgtaaatctttttttttttttcaattttgcgTTGAACAACTgtctatttctatttttctagGTATTATTAATATTCCAAGAATTACTACACAACTTTTTGttgattcaacaaaaaaaattcttgatgtatatatttacaagaatgaggaaaatggagaaaaaaaaaaaaaaaaaaataccatttattttatttcgactataaaaaatttcatatcaaaaaaaaatttttttagttatgacTTATGCTCTTTATCACAAGCATATGTATTTTACAAATTATCACAAATTCAAGTTAGTAACTTTTCTAAATTAAAgtctttttttgaatataacatatacataacatccttttttgttaagaatcaaataaaagatttttttaaagaacaagGAATCTTTCATTATGAATGGAAAGATAAAACCCTTTTAAATTCCGAAATAAATCAATGGAAAAACTGGTTACGAAGTCATTCTCAATATAATTTACCTCAGATTGCATGGGCTAGATTAGTAAcccaaaaatggaaaaaaaaactaaaccaagaCTCTCTAGTTCTAAATCCAAGTTTAAACAAAGTGGATTCatacgaaaaaaaaatttttgataattacaaaaaacaaaatttttgtgAGGCTAACTTATTTTTCAATCCAAAACATAAACAGAATTTCAAAAAGGAttctatatataatcttttttgcTACAAATCTATTCATTCTACAGAAAAATTTTTTGATATGTCTACAGGCCTAGAAAATTTTTTAATCTCTTGTTttctagaaaaatataatattcgcAGTATAGGGGAAATTTTGCATAGAAAATATTTGGATTGGAGAATTCTCAACTTTTGgtttagaaaaaaagtaaatattgagCTTGATACTaggagtaaaaaaaaatatattaaaactaaagttaagaattataaaagaatttataaaataactaagaCGAGTCTTGccaatcaaaaaataaatttttttgattggATGGGAATGAATGAAGAAATACTAAATCCTCGTATAAcaaattttgacttttttttctttccagaatttttcttattttctagtACATATAAAATGAAACCGTGGGTCATACCAATTAAATCActtcttttcaattttaatgaaacaaaaaatgtgAATAAACAGATCACCCTAAAGAAAAAAGGTTTTATAccatcaaacgaaaaaaaattccttcggttttttaatctaaataaagaagaaaacgaaTCAGCAGGTCAAGAAGAGTTTGAATcagataaagaaacaaaaataaatacggAATCAGCTCTATcaaagcaagaaaaaaatattgaagaaaatTATACAGAATCGAAGataaaaaaacgtaaaaataaaaaaaaaccaaaaagcaATACCGAAGCGGAACTTGACTTATTTCTCAAAAGGTATTCGCGTTTTCAATTGCGAtggaattgtttttttaatcaaaaaatcctCAATAATGTAAAAGCATACTGTCTCTTGGTTAGACTAAAAAATCCAACCGAGATAACGATATCTTGTATTGAAAGAGGAGAGATGAGCTTAGATATTCTAATGATTGAGAAGAatttcactttttcaaaattaatgaaaaaaggaATATTGATTGTTGAACCTGTTCGTTTGTCTGTAAAAAACGACGGCcaacttattatatatagaaCCATCGGGATTTCATTGgttcataaaaataaacaaaaaataagtaaaagatcaaaaaaaaaaagctatatttataaaaaaaaaagtttaaatttctttGTCCCTGAAACTATTCTATCCCCTAAACGACGTAAAGAATTTCGAATTCTAAtttgtttcaatttaaaaaaaaaaaatgcaagggatagaaattcaaaatttgatacaaatatTCAAAACTTGACCACAgttttgaataaaaagaaagatcttgataaggataaaaaaaacctaattaaattaaaatcctTTCTTTGGCCCAATTTTCGATTAGAAGATTTAGCTTGTATGAATCGCTATTGGTTTAATACGACTAATGGAAATCATTTCAGTATGATAAGAATACACATGTATACGCGATTTCAAATGCATTAA
- the LOC125600113 gene encoding NAD(P)H-quinone oxidoreductase subunit 1, chloroplastic: protein MIIYATEVQTINSFLRLESLKEVYGLIWIFVPIFSLVLGIITGVLVIVWLEREISAGIQQRIGPEYAGPLGILQALADGTKLLFKEDLRPSRGNTPLFSIGPSIAVISILLSYSVIPFSNHLVLADLNIGIFLWIAISSVAPIGLLMSGYGSNNKYSFLGGLRAAAQAISYEIPLTLCVLSISLLSNSLSTVDIVEAQSKYGFWGWNLWRQPIGFIIFLISSLAECERLPFDLPEAEEELIAGYQTEYSGIKFGLFYVASYLNLLISSLFVTVLYLGGWNISIPYISMLELFEKDQIFGTTIGIFITLAKTYLFLFISIATRWTLPRLRMDQLLNLGWKFLLPISLGNLLLTTSFQLFSL from the exons atgataatttatgCAACAGAAGTACAAACAATAAATTCTTTTCTTAGATTGGAATCTTTAAAAGAGGTCTATGGACTCATATGGATATTTGTCCCTATATTTTCTCTTGTATTGGGAATCATAACTGGTGTACTAGTAATTGTGTGGTTAGAAAGAGAAATATCTGCAGGGATACAACAACGTATTGGACCTGAATACGCCGGCCCGTTAGGAATTCTTCAAGCTTTAGCCGACGGGACAAAACTACTTTTCAAAGAAGATCTTCGTCCATCTAGAGGAAATACTCCTTTATTTAGTATTGGACCATCTATAGCAGTTATCTCTATTTTACTAAGTTATTCAGTAATTCCTTTTAGCAATCACCTTGTTTTAGCGGATCTCAATATCGGTATTTTTTTATGGATTGCCATCTCAAGTGTTGCTCCGATCGGACTTCTTATGTCAGGATATGgatcaaataataaatattcttttttaggtGGTCTGCGAGCTGCTGCTCAAGCGATTAGTTATGAAATACCATTAACTCTATGTGTTTTATCAATATCTCTAC TATCTAACAGTTTAAGTACAGTTGATATAGTTGAGGCACAATCAAAATATGGTTTTTGGGGATGGAATTTGTGGCGTCAACCTATAggttttatcatttttctaatttcttCCCTAGCAGAATGCGAGAGGTTACCTTTTGATTTACCAGAAGCGGAAGAAGAATTAATAGCAGGTTATCAAACTGAATATTCCGGTATcaaatttggtttattttatgttGCTTCTTatctaaatctattaatttccTCATTATTTGTAACAGTTCTATACTTAGGCGGTTGGAATATTTCTATTCCGTATATATCTATGCTGGAGCTATTTGAAAAGGATCAAATTTTTGGAACAACAATTGGTATCTTTATTACATTAGCTAAAACTTATTTGTTCTTGTTCATTTCTATCGCAACCAGATGGACTTTACCTAGGCTAAGAATGGATCAACTATTAAATCTTGGATGGAAATTTCTTTTACCGATTTCCCTTGGTAATCTATTATTAACAACTTCTTTCCAACTCTTTTCACTCTAA